The proteins below are encoded in one region of Streptomyces sp. NBC_00490:
- the rplK gene encoding 50S ribosomal protein L11, translating into MPPKKKKVTGLIKLQINAGAANPAPPVGPALGQHGVNIMEFCKAYNAATESQRGWVIPVEITVYEDRSFTFITKTPPAAKMILKAAGVEKGSGEPHKTKVAKITEAQVREIATTKLPDLNANDLDAASKIIAGTARSMGITVEG; encoded by the coding sequence ATGCCTCCCAAGAAGAAGAAGGTCACGGGGCTCATCAAGCTCCAGATCAACGCCGGTGCGGCCAACCCCGCGCCGCCGGTCGGCCCCGCGCTCGGCCAGCACGGCGTCAACATCATGGAGTTCTGCAAGGCCTACAACGCCGCGACCGAGTCGCAGCGTGGCTGGGTGATCCCGGTGGAGATCACGGTCTACGAGGACCGCTCCTTCACCTTCATCACCAAGACGCCGCCGGCCGCGAAGATGATCCTCAAGGCCGCGGGTGTCGAGAAGGGCTCTGGCGAGCCGCACAAGACCAAGGTCGCCAAGATCACCGAGGCGCAGGTCCGCGAGATCGCCACGACCAAGCTTCCCGACCTGAACGCCAACGACCTGGACGCCGCGTCGAAGATCATCGCCGGCACCGCCCGCTCCATGGGCATCACGGTCGAGGGCTGA
- a CDS encoding pyridoxal phosphate-dependent aminotransferase, with protein sequence MSAATPPTARRVSARVGAISESATLAVDAKAKALKAAGRPVIGFGAGEPDFPTPDYIVQAAIEACSNPKYHRYTPAGGLPELKAAIAAKTLRDSGYEVDASQVLVTNGGKQAIYEAFAAILDPGDEVIVPAPYWTTYPESIRLAGGVPVEVVADETTGYRVSVEQLEAARTENTKVLLFVSPSNPTGAVYTRAQIEEIGRWAADKGLWVLTDEIYEHLVYGDAEFHSLPVVVPELADRTIVVNGVAKTYAMTGWRVGWVIGPKDVVKAATNLQSHATSNVSNVAQVAALAAVSGDLSAVEQMKEAFDRRRKTIVRMLNEIDGVLCPEPEGAFYAYPSVKGLLGKEIRGKRPQDTVELAALILEESEVAVVPGEAFGTPGYLRLSYALGDEDLVEGVSRIQKLLAEAQD encoded by the coding sequence ATGAGCGCTGCAACCCCTCCCACCGCGCGCCGGGTCTCCGCCCGAGTCGGCGCGATCTCCGAGTCCGCCACCCTCGCCGTGGACGCCAAGGCCAAGGCCCTCAAGGCCGCCGGGCGTCCGGTGATCGGCTTCGGCGCCGGTGAGCCCGACTTCCCGACCCCGGACTACATCGTCCAGGCCGCCATCGAGGCCTGCTCGAACCCGAAGTACCACCGCTACACACCGGCCGGCGGCCTGCCCGAGCTGAAGGCCGCGATCGCCGCGAAGACGCTGCGCGACTCCGGCTACGAGGTCGACGCCTCCCAGGTCCTGGTGACCAACGGCGGCAAGCAGGCCATCTACGAAGCCTTCGCCGCGATCCTCGACCCGGGCGACGAGGTCATCGTCCCGGCCCCGTACTGGACGACGTATCCGGAGTCGATCCGCCTCGCGGGCGGTGTCCCGGTCGAGGTCGTCGCGGACGAGACGACCGGCTACCGGGTCTCCGTGGAACAGCTGGAGGCGGCCCGTACGGAGAACACGAAGGTCCTGCTCTTCGTCTCCCCCTCCAACCCGACCGGCGCCGTCTACACCCGCGCGCAGATCGAGGAGATCGGCCGCTGGGCCGCCGACAAGGGTCTGTGGGTCCTGACCGACGAGATCTACGAGCACCTCGTCTACGGCGACGCGGAGTTCCACTCCCTGCCGGTGGTCGTGCCGGAGCTGGCCGACCGGACGATCGTGGTCAACGGCGTCGCGAAGACGTACGCGATGACCGGCTGGCGCGTGGGCTGGGTCATCGGCCCGAAGGACGTGGTCAAGGCCGCGACGAACCTCCAGTCGCACGCCACGTCGAACGTCTCCAACGTCGCCCAGGTGGCTGCCCTGGCCGCGGTCTCCGGCGACCTGTCGGCCGTCGAGCAGATGAAGGAGGCCTTCGACCGCCGTCGCAAGACGATCGTGCGGATGCTCAACGAGATCGACGGTGTGCTCTGCCCGGAGCCCGAGGGCGCCTTCTACGCCTACCCGTCGGTCAAGGGTCTGCTCGGCAAGGAGATCCGCGGCAAGCGCCCGCAGGACACGGTCGAACTGGCCGCGCTGATCCTCGAGGAGTCCGAGGTCGCGGTCGTCCCGGGTGAGGCCTTCGGTACGCCGGGCTATCTGCGGCTGTCGTACGCCCTGGGCGACGAGGATCTCGTCGAGGGTGTCTCGCGGATCCAGAAGCTGCTGGCGGAGGCGCAGGACTGA
- the secE gene encoding preprotein translocase subunit SecE produces MADAVGSIDTPDAQDEASESKKTRKGGKRAKKGPLKRLALFYRQIVAELRKVVWPSRSQLTTYTTVVIVFVIVMIGLVTVIDYGLDHAAKYVFG; encoded by the coding sequence ATGGCGGATGCCGTGGGCTCCATCGACACGCCTGATGCCCAGGATGAGGCGTCAGAGTCGAAGAAGACCCGCAAGGGCGGTAAGCGTGCCAAGAAGGGCCCGCTGAAGCGTCTTGCCCTCTTCTACCGGCAGATCGTCGCGGAGCTTCGCAAGGTCGTCTGGCCTTCGCGGAGCCAGCTGACCACCTACACGACCGTGGTGATCGTCTTCGTGATCGTCATGATCGGCCTGGTCACCGTGATTGACTATGGACTCGACCACGCCGCCAAGTACGTTTTCGGCTGA
- the nusG gene encoding transcription termination/antitermination protein NusG: MSDQNLNDAIEPDESVEDELDIIEGADEDLDEVEAADTEAGEPAEEAALHVEDESDEDAEAESGGDIEAVEDEEEDAEEEPAEPVDPVVALREELRTLPGEWYVIHTYAGYENRVKTNLEQRAVSLNVEDYIFAAEVPQEEVVQIKNGDRKTIRQNKLPGYVLVRMDLTNESWGVVRNTPGVTGFVGNAYDPYPLTLDEIVKMLAPEAEEKAAREAAEAEGKPAPQRKVEVQVLDFEVGDSVTVTDGPFATLQATINEINADSKKVKGLVEIFGRETPVELSFDQIQKN, translated from the coding sequence GTGTCTGACCAGAACCTGAACGACGCCATCGAGCCGGACGAGTCCGTGGAAGACGAGCTCGACATCATCGAGGGCGCGGACGAGGACCTGGACGAGGTCGAGGCTGCCGACACCGAGGCGGGCGAGCCCGCCGAGGAAGCCGCTCTCCACGTCGAGGACGAGTCCGACGAAGACGCCGAGGCCGAGTCCGGCGGCGACATCGAAGCCGTCGAGGACGAGGAAGAGGACGCCGAGGAGGAGCCGGCCGAGCCGGTGGACCCCGTCGTCGCCCTGCGCGAGGAACTGCGCACCCTCCCCGGCGAGTGGTACGTCATCCACACCTACGCCGGTTACGAGAACCGCGTGAAGACCAACCTGGAACAGCGCGCCGTCTCGCTGAACGTCGAGGACTACATCTTCGCCGCCGAGGTGCCCCAGGAAGAGGTCGTCCAGATCAAGAACGGCGACCGCAAGACGATCCGTCAGAACAAGCTCCCCGGCTACGTGCTGGTGCGCATGGACCTGACGAACGAGTCCTGGGGCGTCGTCCGCAACACCCCCGGCGTCACCGGCTTCGTGGGCAACGCCTACGACCCGTACCCGCTGACCCTGGACGAGATCGTCAAGATGCTCGCCCCGGAGGCCGAGGAGAAGGCCGCCCGCGAGGCCGCCGAGGCCGAGGGCAAGCCCGCTCCGCAGCGCAAGGTCGAGGTCCAGGTGCTGGACTTCGAGGTCGGCGACTCGGTCACCGTCACCGACGGCCCGTTCGCCACGCTGCAGGCCACGATCAACGAGATCAACGCCGACTCGAAGAAGGTCAAGGGCCTCGTCGAGATCTTCGGCCGCGAGACGCCGGTCGAGCTCTCCTTCGACCAGATCCAGAAGAACTAG
- the rplA gene encoding 50S ribosomal protein L1: MSKRSKSLRAADAKIDREKLYAPLEAVRLAKETSTTKFDGTVEVAFRLGVDPRKADQMVRGTVNLPHGTGKTARVLVFATGDRAEAARAAGADIVGADELIDEVSKGRLDFDAVVATPDLMGKVGRLGRVLGPRGLMPNPKTGTVTPDVTKAVTEIKGGKIEFRVDKHSNLHFIIGKTSFDDEKLVENYGAALEEILRLKPSAAKGRYIKKAAVSTTIGPGIPVDPNRTRNLLVEEDPAAV, from the coding sequence GTGAGCAAGCGCAGCAAGTCCCTCCGCGCTGCGGACGCCAAGATCGACCGGGAAAAGCTCTACGCCCCGCTCGAGGCCGTCCGTCTCGCCAAGGAGACCTCCACGACCAAGTTCGACGGCACCGTCGAGGTCGCCTTCCGTCTGGGTGTCGACCCGCGTAAGGCCGACCAGATGGTCCGTGGCACCGTGAACCTTCCGCACGGCACCGGTAAGACCGCCCGGGTCCTGGTCTTCGCGACCGGCGACCGTGCCGAGGCCGCGCGTGCCGCGGGCGCCGACATCGTCGGCGCCGACGAGCTCATCGACGAGGTTTCGAAGGGCCGCCTGGACTTCGACGCCGTCGTCGCCACCCCGGACCTCATGGGCAAGGTCGGCCGCCTCGGCCGCGTGCTCGGTCCGCGTGGTCTGATGCCGAACCCGAAGACCGGCACCGTGACCCCGGACGTGACCAAAGCCGTCACCGAGATCAAGGGCGGCAAGATCGAGTTCCGCGTCGACAAGCACTCGAACCTGCACTTCATCATCGGCAAGACGTCGTTCGACGACGAGAAGCTGGTGGAGAACTACGGCGCCGCGCTGGAGGAGATCCTCCGTCTGAAGCCGTCCGCCGCCAAGGGCCGTTACATCAAGAAGGCCGCCGTCTCCACCACCATCGGTCCCGGCATCCCGGTCGACCCGAACCGCACCCGCAACCTCCTCGTCGAGGAGGACCCGGCCGCCGTCTGA
- a CDS encoding adenosine deaminase — translation MERVRDVSELPKAHLHLHFTGSMRPATVLELADKYGVRLPETLTEALTSGEPPQLRATDERGWFRFQRLYDAARSCLREPDDIRRLVREAAEEDVRDGSRWLEIQVDPTSYAPRLGGLIPALEIILDAVETTSRETGLGMRVLVAANRMKHPLDARTLARLAVRYADKGVVGFGLSNDERRGMARDFDRAFNIAREGGLLSAPHGGELAGPSSVRDCLDDLEANRIGHGVRAADDPRLLKRLADRGVTCEVCPASNVALGVYEKPEDVPLRTMFEAGVPMALGADDPLLFGSRLAAQYEIARQHHGFTDQELAELARQSIRASAAPEGVKASMLAGVDEWLARPAA, via the coding sequence ATGGAGCGTGTACGTGATGTCTCTGAGCTGCCGAAAGCCCATCTGCACCTGCACTTCACCGGGTCGATGCGCCCGGCGACGGTTCTGGAACTGGCCGACAAGTACGGAGTACGGCTGCCCGAGACGCTGACCGAAGCACTGACCAGCGGCGAACCGCCGCAACTGCGGGCGACGGACGAGCGGGGCTGGTTCCGTTTCCAGCGGCTGTACGACGCGGCCCGCTCGTGTCTGCGCGAGCCCGACGACATCCGGCGGCTGGTGCGGGAGGCCGCGGAGGAGGATGTGCGCGACGGCTCGAGGTGGCTGGAGATCCAGGTCGACCCGACGTCGTACGCGCCACGGCTCGGCGGGCTGATCCCTGCGCTGGAGATCATCCTGGACGCGGTGGAGACGACCTCGCGCGAGACCGGGCTCGGGATGCGGGTGCTGGTCGCCGCGAACCGGATGAAGCATCCGCTGGACGCCCGCACGCTGGCCCGGCTGGCGGTGCGCTACGCGGACAAGGGCGTGGTCGGCTTCGGCCTCTCGAACGACGAACGCCGGGGCATGGCACGGGACTTCGACCGGGCCTTCAACATCGCGCGCGAGGGCGGGCTGCTGTCGGCGCCGCACGGTGGCGAGCTGGCCGGACCGTCGTCGGTACGGGACTGTCTCGACGACCTGGAGGCGAACCGGATCGGGCACGGGGTGCGCGCGGCGGACGACCCGCGGCTGCTGAAGCGGCTCGCCGACCGGGGCGTGACGTGCGAGGTCTGCCCCGCCTCCAACGTGGCGCTGGGCGTCTACGAGAAGCCCGAGGACGTGCCGCTGCGGACGATGTTCGAGGCGGGCGTCCCGATGGCGCTCGGCGCCGACGACCCGCTGCTCTTCGGATCGCGGCTGGCCGCCCAGTACGAGATCGCGCGGCAGCACCACGGCTTCACGGACCAGGAGTTGGCGGAGCTGGCCCGGCAGTCCATCCGGGCCTCCGCGGCGCCCGAGGGCGTCAAGGCGAGCATGCTGGCCGGGGTGGACGAGTGGCTCGCTCGCCCGGCTGCTTGA